The proteins below are encoded in one region of Neodiprion virginianus isolate iyNeoVirg1 chromosome 7, iyNeoVirg1.1, whole genome shotgun sequence:
- the LOC124308369 gene encoding uncharacterized protein LOC124308369, whose amino-acid sequence MELITVEVRSRIRSCNIFILTRDILDKSSIQLKLKENVIILRMGSQTKFLPLNFIKIIPKTLSSLTVADNWISLRVQTQPIEGSYGSFKTEIVATPGDSTIDFQNNPINIEHRLKGRNCCLRCSRCKNDITKVVFFKRVLPLPSNICEPSEWFCCNHDGSDYSVIPYPRESDCFYERNYRLLNKAIFKKELKIDEDSQTVTCNRCLSTLGGHSTYKDSIKIWNCCVEFKFSDDESDIEKASDPLQDFISIVSNRTDIFTGNRILVETLDGERSHYLILQVMDKNLELLIEKDCAMLSQGDTIELASSRVTKLLYKYTENETEMKRYCVDTERCQVALPVMMAAVDHLSSSTKRYPPSYRIIDKYFVGFVYL is encoded by the coding sequence ATGGAATTGATAACAGTCGAAGTAAGATCGCGCATACGTTCTTGCAATATATTCATCTTGACTCGGGATATTTTGGACAAAAGCTCGATTCAGTTGAAGCTCAAAGAAAATGTGATAATTCTTCGAATGGGCAGCCAAACAAAATTTCTACCActgaatttcataaaaattataccaAAAACTCTCTCTTCATTGACTGTCGCCGACAACTGGATCTCCCTCAGAGTGCAAACCCAACCGATCGAAGGTTCATATGGATCATTTAAAACTGAGATAGTTGCTACACCTGGAGATTCGAccattgattttcaaaataatccCATCAATATTGAACATCGATTGAAAGGAAGAAACTGTTGCCTGCGATGCTCACGATGTAAGAATGACATCACTAAAGTAGTTTTCTTCAAACGAGTGCTACCCTTACCCTCGAATATCTGCGAACCAAGTGAATGGTTTTGTTGCAATCATGATGGCAGCGATTACTCAGTTATCCCATACCCTAGGGAGTCTGACTGCTTTTACGAAAGGAATTACAGACTGTTGAACAAGGCAATTTTCAAGAAGGAACTGAAAATCGATGAAGATAGTCAAACAGTTACATGCAATAGATGTTTATCTACACTTGGCGGTCATTCTACATATAAAGATAGCATTAAGATATGGAACTGCTGTgtagaatttaaattttcagatGATGAATCAGACATTGAAAAAGCTTCAGATCCATTGCAAGATTTCATCTCAATTGTTAGCAATCGAACCGATATCTTTACCGGTAATCGAATCTTAGTCGAAACTTTGGATGGTGAACGTTCCCATTATCTGATTTTGCAAGTAATGGATAAGAATttagaattattaattgagaAGGATTGTGCCATGTTAAGTCAAGGTGATACAATTGAATTGGCATCTAGTCGAGTAACCAAACTTTTATACAAGTATACGGAAAATGAAACGGAGATGAAGAGGTACTGTGTTGACACAGAACGGTGTCAAGTAGCTTTGCCAGTCATGATGGCTGCTGTTGATCATCTTTCTTCATCAACAAAACGATATCCTCCATCGTATAgaattattgataaatattttgtgGGCTTTGTTTACTTATAA
- the LOC124308374 gene encoding uncharacterized protein LOC124308374 isoform X6: MVRQCCICKAESSIHVDISLHRLPKDEATKQQWFLNIGREVKNCSAVCSQHFNDDDFEYKIYGDNVRRYLKATAVPCLSRTEIDSENVGSLKIEHTMSCHGESVVLPLPNSDIIWPSMLIKSEDLSDAEEFSQEGDQNSECSTFLNPGISADESHSDQNFTKLINAENLMDIDNNHNSEETANTENQQKYTASIGATIKRTLDESHATVGRKRIFNASDRQISTKIRDHYSVALPSSIKR, translated from the exons ATGGTACGGCAGTGTTGTATATGCAAAGCAGAGTCCTCAATACATGTAGACATTTCTCTACAtcg tttacCTAAAGATGAAGCAACAAAGCAACAGTGGTTCTTAAACATAGGTCGAGAGGTTAAAAATTGTAGCGCAGTTTGCAGTCAGCATTTCAACGACGAtgattttgaatataaaatttatggcGACAACGTAAGAAGGTATTTGAAGGCTACAGCTGTTCCATGTTTGTCGCGTACTGAGATTGATAG tgaAAATGTAGGTAGTCTGAAAATTGAACACACAATGTCTTGTCATGGGGAATCCGTTGTATTGCCTCTCCCAAATTCTGATAt TATATGGCCATCAATGCTAATCAAGTCAGAAGATCTCTCCGATGCTGAGGAATTTAGTCAAGAAGGCGACCAGAATTCTGAATGctcaacatttttaaatccagGAATTTCCGCTGATGAAAGTCATTCGGATCAGAATTTTACAAAGTTAATAAATGCTGAGAATTTAATGGATATTGATAACAATCATAACTCTGAAGAAACTGCAAACACAGAAAACCAACAAAAGTATACAGCTTCTATAGGGGCCACGATCAAAAG GACACTTGATGAATCTCATGCTACAGTAGGTCGGAAGcgcatttttaatgcaag TGACCGCCAAATTAGTACGAAAATTCGAGACCATTACAGTGTGGCACTGCCGTCTAGTATTAAGCGGTAG
- the LOC124308374 gene encoding uncharacterized protein LOC124308374 isoform X4, translated as MVRQCCICKAESSIHVDISLHRLPKDEATKQQWFLNIGREVKNCSAVCSQHFNDDDFEYKIYGDNVRRYLKATAVPCLSRTEIDSENVGSLKIEHTMSCHGESVVLPLPNSDIIWPSMLIKSEDLSDAEEFSQEGDQNSECSTFLNPGISADESHSDQNFTKLINAENLMDIDNNHNSEETANTENQQKYTASIGATIKRTLDESHATVGRKRIFNARYVGDLQRKDFTSDISWNIFKNYMENTRRKQKMLTQKVRRFKLKIENLQTLLEHVKEIGHLSNEGCKALD; from the exons ATGGTACGGCAGTGTTGTATATGCAAAGCAGAGTCCTCAATACATGTAGACATTTCTCTACAtcg tttacCTAAAGATGAAGCAACAAAGCAACAGTGGTTCTTAAACATAGGTCGAGAGGTTAAAAATTGTAGCGCAGTTTGCAGTCAGCATTTCAACGACGAtgattttgaatataaaatttatggcGACAACGTAAGAAGGTATTTGAAGGCTACAGCTGTTCCATGTTTGTCGCGTACTGAGATTGATAG tgaAAATGTAGGTAGTCTGAAAATTGAACACACAATGTCTTGTCATGGGGAATCCGTTGTATTGCCTCTCCCAAATTCTGATAt TATATGGCCATCAATGCTAATCAAGTCAGAAGATCTCTCCGATGCTGAGGAATTTAGTCAAGAAGGCGACCAGAATTCTGAATGctcaacatttttaaatccagGAATTTCCGCTGATGAAAGTCATTCGGATCAGAATTTTACAAAGTTAATAAATGCTGAGAATTTAATGGATATTGATAACAATCATAACTCTGAAGAAACTGCAAACACAGAAAACCAACAAAAGTATACAGCTTCTATAGGGGCCACGATCAAAAG GACACTTGATGAATCTCATGCTACAGTAGGTCGGAAGcgcatttttaatgcaaggTATGTTGGAGATTTGCAGCGAAAAGATTTTACATCTGATATTAGCTggaatatatttaaaaattacatGGAAAACACCAGGAGAAAGCAGAAGATGTTAACTCAAAAAGTTCGAagattcaaattgaaaatagagAATTTACAAACTTTGTTAGAGCATGTAAAAGAAATTGGACATCTCTCGAATGAAGGTTGTAAAGCACTAGAC TGA
- the LOC124308374 gene encoding uncharacterized protein LOC124308374 isoform X5, with protein sequence MVRQCCICKAESSIHVDISLHRLPKDEATKQQWFLNIGREVKNCSAVCSQHFNDDDFEYKIYGDNVRRYLKATAVPCLSRTEIDSENVGSLKIEHTMSCHGESVVLPLPNSDIIWPSMLIKSEDLSDAEEFSQEGDQNSECSTFLNPGISADESHSDQNFTKLINAENLMDIDNNHNSEETANTENQQKYTASIGATIKRTLDESHATVGRKRIFNARRKQKMLTQKVRRFKLKIENLQTLLEHVKEIGHLSNEGCKALDFSTSPMLQYIVN encoded by the exons ATGGTACGGCAGTGTTGTATATGCAAAGCAGAGTCCTCAATACATGTAGACATTTCTCTACAtcg tttacCTAAAGATGAAGCAACAAAGCAACAGTGGTTCTTAAACATAGGTCGAGAGGTTAAAAATTGTAGCGCAGTTTGCAGTCAGCATTTCAACGACGAtgattttgaatataaaatttatggcGACAACGTAAGAAGGTATTTGAAGGCTACAGCTGTTCCATGTTTGTCGCGTACTGAGATTGATAG tgaAAATGTAGGTAGTCTGAAAATTGAACACACAATGTCTTGTCATGGGGAATCCGTTGTATTGCCTCTCCCAAATTCTGATAt TATATGGCCATCAATGCTAATCAAGTCAGAAGATCTCTCCGATGCTGAGGAATTTAGTCAAGAAGGCGACCAGAATTCTGAATGctcaacatttttaaatccagGAATTTCCGCTGATGAAAGTCATTCGGATCAGAATTTTACAAAGTTAATAAATGCTGAGAATTTAATGGATATTGATAACAATCATAACTCTGAAGAAACTGCAAACACAGAAAACCAACAAAAGTATACAGCTTCTATAGGGGCCACGATCAAAAG GACACTTGATGAATCTCATGCTACAGTAGGTCGGAAGcgcatttttaatgcaag GAGAAAGCAGAAGATGTTAACTCAAAAAGTTCGAagattcaaattgaaaatagagAATTTACAAACTTTGTTAGAGCATGTAAAAGAAATTGGACATCTCTCGAATGAAGGTTGTAAAGCACTAGAC TTTTCTACGTCCCCTATGCTACAATACATAGTGAACTAG
- the LOC124308374 gene encoding uncharacterized protein LOC124308374 isoform X1 yields the protein MVRQCCICKAESSIHVDISLHRLPKDEATKQQWFLNIGREVKNCSAVCSQHFNDDDFEYKIYGDNVRRYLKATAVPCLSRTEIDSENVGSLKIEHTMSCHGESVVLPLPNSDIIWPSMLIKSEDLSDAEEFSQEGDQNSECSTFLNPGISADESHSDQNFTKLINAENLMDIDNNHNSEETANTENQQKYTASIGATIKRTLDESHATVGRKRIFNARYVGDLQRKDFTSDISWNIFKNYMENTRRKQKMLTQKVRRFKLKIENLQTLLEHVKEIGHLSNEGCKALDFSTSPMLQYIVN from the exons ATGGTACGGCAGTGTTGTATATGCAAAGCAGAGTCCTCAATACATGTAGACATTTCTCTACAtcg tttacCTAAAGATGAAGCAACAAAGCAACAGTGGTTCTTAAACATAGGTCGAGAGGTTAAAAATTGTAGCGCAGTTTGCAGTCAGCATTTCAACGACGAtgattttgaatataaaatttatggcGACAACGTAAGAAGGTATTTGAAGGCTACAGCTGTTCCATGTTTGTCGCGTACTGAGATTGATAG tgaAAATGTAGGTAGTCTGAAAATTGAACACACAATGTCTTGTCATGGGGAATCCGTTGTATTGCCTCTCCCAAATTCTGATAt TATATGGCCATCAATGCTAATCAAGTCAGAAGATCTCTCCGATGCTGAGGAATTTAGTCAAGAAGGCGACCAGAATTCTGAATGctcaacatttttaaatccagGAATTTCCGCTGATGAAAGTCATTCGGATCAGAATTTTACAAAGTTAATAAATGCTGAGAATTTAATGGATATTGATAACAATCATAACTCTGAAGAAACTGCAAACACAGAAAACCAACAAAAGTATACAGCTTCTATAGGGGCCACGATCAAAAG GACACTTGATGAATCTCATGCTACAGTAGGTCGGAAGcgcatttttaatgcaaggTATGTTGGAGATTTGCAGCGAAAAGATTTTACATCTGATATTAGCTggaatatatttaaaaattacatGGAAAACACCAGGAGAAAGCAGAAGATGTTAACTCAAAAAGTTCGAagattcaaattgaaaatagagAATTTACAAACTTTGTTAGAGCATGTAAAAGAAATTGGACATCTCTCGAATGAAGGTTGTAAAGCACTAGAC TTTTCTACGTCCCCTATGCTACAATACATAGTGAACTAG
- the LOC124308374 gene encoding uncharacterized protein LOC124308374 isoform X3 encodes MLVLYRLRGKGLPKDEATKQQWFLNIGREVKNCSAVCSQHFNDDDFEYKIYGDNVRRYLKATAVPCLSRTEIDSENVGSLKIEHTMSCHGESVVLPLPNSDIIWPSMLIKSEDLSDAEEFSQEGDQNSECSTFLNPGISADESHSDQNFTKLINAENLMDIDNNHNSEETANTENQQKYTASIGATIKRTLDESHATVGRKRIFNARYVGDLQRKDFTSDISWNIFKNYMENTRRKQKMLTQKVRRFKLKIENLQTLLEHVKEIGHLSNEGCKALDFSTSPMLQYIVN; translated from the exons ATGCTCGTTCTATATAGGCTCCGTGGAAAGGG tttacCTAAAGATGAAGCAACAAAGCAACAGTGGTTCTTAAACATAGGTCGAGAGGTTAAAAATTGTAGCGCAGTTTGCAGTCAGCATTTCAACGACGAtgattttgaatataaaatttatggcGACAACGTAAGAAGGTATTTGAAGGCTACAGCTGTTCCATGTTTGTCGCGTACTGAGATTGATAG tgaAAATGTAGGTAGTCTGAAAATTGAACACACAATGTCTTGTCATGGGGAATCCGTTGTATTGCCTCTCCCAAATTCTGATAt TATATGGCCATCAATGCTAATCAAGTCAGAAGATCTCTCCGATGCTGAGGAATTTAGTCAAGAAGGCGACCAGAATTCTGAATGctcaacatttttaaatccagGAATTTCCGCTGATGAAAGTCATTCGGATCAGAATTTTACAAAGTTAATAAATGCTGAGAATTTAATGGATATTGATAACAATCATAACTCTGAAGAAACTGCAAACACAGAAAACCAACAAAAGTATACAGCTTCTATAGGGGCCACGATCAAAAG GACACTTGATGAATCTCATGCTACAGTAGGTCGGAAGcgcatttttaatgcaaggTATGTTGGAGATTTGCAGCGAAAAGATTTTACATCTGATATTAGCTggaatatatttaaaaattacatGGAAAACACCAGGAGAAAGCAGAAGATGTTAACTCAAAAAGTTCGAagattcaaattgaaaatagagAATTTACAAACTTTGTTAGAGCATGTAAAAGAAATTGGACATCTCTCGAATGAAGGTTGTAAAGCACTAGAC TTTTCTACGTCCCCTATGCTACAATACATAGTGAACTAG
- the LOC124308374 gene encoding uncharacterized protein LOC124308374 isoform X7 produces the protein MVRQCCICKAESSIHVDISLHRLPKDEATKQQWFLNIGREVKNCSAVCSQHFNDDDFEYKIYGDNVRRYLKATAVPCLSRTEIDSENVGSLKIEHTMSCHGESVVLPLPNSDIIWPSMLIKSEDLSDAEEFSQEGDQNSECSTFLNPGISADESHSDQNFTKLINAENLMDIDNNHNSEETANTENQQKYTASIGATIKRTLDESHATVGRKRIFNASFLRPLCYNT, from the exons ATGGTACGGCAGTGTTGTATATGCAAAGCAGAGTCCTCAATACATGTAGACATTTCTCTACAtcg tttacCTAAAGATGAAGCAACAAAGCAACAGTGGTTCTTAAACATAGGTCGAGAGGTTAAAAATTGTAGCGCAGTTTGCAGTCAGCATTTCAACGACGAtgattttgaatataaaatttatggcGACAACGTAAGAAGGTATTTGAAGGCTACAGCTGTTCCATGTTTGTCGCGTACTGAGATTGATAG tgaAAATGTAGGTAGTCTGAAAATTGAACACACAATGTCTTGTCATGGGGAATCCGTTGTATTGCCTCTCCCAAATTCTGATAt TATATGGCCATCAATGCTAATCAAGTCAGAAGATCTCTCCGATGCTGAGGAATTTAGTCAAGAAGGCGACCAGAATTCTGAATGctcaacatttttaaatccagGAATTTCCGCTGATGAAAGTCATTCGGATCAGAATTTTACAAAGTTAATAAATGCTGAGAATTTAATGGATATTGATAACAATCATAACTCTGAAGAAACTGCAAACACAGAAAACCAACAAAAGTATACAGCTTCTATAGGGGCCACGATCAAAAG GACACTTGATGAATCTCATGCTACAGTAGGTCGGAAGcgcatttttaatgcaag TTTTCTACGTCCCCTATGCTACAATACATAG
- the LOC124308374 gene encoding uncharacterized protein LOC124308374 isoform X2: MVRQCCICKAESSIHVDISLHRLPKDEATKQQWFLNIGREVKNCSAVCSQHFNDDDFEYKIYGDNVRRYLKATAVPCLSRTEIDSENVGSLKIEHTMSCHGESVVLPLPNSDIIWPSMLIKSEDLSDAEEFSQEGDQNSECSTFLNPGISADESHSDQNFTKLINAENLMDIDNNHNSEETANTENQQKYTASIGATIKRTLDESHATVGRKRIFNARYVGDLQRKDFTSDISWNIFKNYMENTRRKQKMLTQKVRRFKLKIENLQTLLEHVKEIGHLSNEGCKALDKLF, translated from the exons ATGGTACGGCAGTGTTGTATATGCAAAGCAGAGTCCTCAATACATGTAGACATTTCTCTACAtcg tttacCTAAAGATGAAGCAACAAAGCAACAGTGGTTCTTAAACATAGGTCGAGAGGTTAAAAATTGTAGCGCAGTTTGCAGTCAGCATTTCAACGACGAtgattttgaatataaaatttatggcGACAACGTAAGAAGGTATTTGAAGGCTACAGCTGTTCCATGTTTGTCGCGTACTGAGATTGATAG tgaAAATGTAGGTAGTCTGAAAATTGAACACACAATGTCTTGTCATGGGGAATCCGTTGTATTGCCTCTCCCAAATTCTGATAt TATATGGCCATCAATGCTAATCAAGTCAGAAGATCTCTCCGATGCTGAGGAATTTAGTCAAGAAGGCGACCAGAATTCTGAATGctcaacatttttaaatccagGAATTTCCGCTGATGAAAGTCATTCGGATCAGAATTTTACAAAGTTAATAAATGCTGAGAATTTAATGGATATTGATAACAATCATAACTCTGAAGAAACTGCAAACACAGAAAACCAACAAAAGTATACAGCTTCTATAGGGGCCACGATCAAAAG GACACTTGATGAATCTCATGCTACAGTAGGTCGGAAGcgcatttttaatgcaaggTATGTTGGAGATTTGCAGCGAAAAGATTTTACATCTGATATTAGCTggaatatatttaaaaattacatGGAAAACACCAGGAGAAAGCAGAAGATGTTAACTCAAAAAGTTCGAagattcaaattgaaaatagagAATTTACAAACTTTGTTAGAGCATGTAAAAGAAATTGGACATCTCTCGAATGAAGGTTGTAAAGCACTAGAC aaattattttaa
- the LOC124308914 gene encoding uncharacterized protein LOC124308914 has translation MWNYTCCVVDCKNNGKTSDCIFYKFPTASHKIRQRQKWIAAVKRKNPDGSKWTPKTHHVICNSHFIGKKKSDDPASPSYAPTLFPPVYHARQLNERAVLSRYNRLINRRKTLHKHKIEVNCDTGNPVNDDSNNVVHNNGRDPMDVSSAEVILKTDQECQVDFVNSAGIEQTKTFTCNRYIYMTIYCDAEVQTEIPEIATLKTIVNRKKK, from the exons ATGTGGAATTACACTTGTTGTGTTGTTGACTGCAAAAATAACGGTAAAACTAGtgattgtatattttacaaGTTTCCAACTGCATCACATAAAATACGTCAAAGGCAAAAATGGATTGCTgctgtaaaaagaaaaaa tCCTGATGGTTCAAAGTGGACTCCAAAAACTCATCACGTTATATGTAATAGTCATTTCATTGGCAAGAAAAAATCAGATGATCCTGCGAGTCCAAGCTATGCGCCAACTCTATTCCCTCCTGTTTATCATGCAAGGCAATTAAATGAAAGAGCTGTTTTAAGCAG GTACAATCGACTCATTAACCGAAGAAAGACTCTTCACAAGCATAAAATCGAAGTGAATTGTGATACTGGAAATCCAGTTAATGACGACTCTAACAATGTTGTCCATAATAATGGACGTGATCCTATGGATGTAAGCAGTGCagaagtaattttaaaaactgatCAAGAGTGTCAAgtagattttgtaaattctgcTGGTatcgaacaaacaaaaactttcaCTTGTAACAGATATATTTACATGACTATTTACTGCGATGCTGAAGTTCAAACTGAAATACCGGAAATTGCCACTCTCAAAACTATTgtgaataggaaaaaaaaatga